A window of Deinococcus grandis contains these coding sequences:
- a CDS encoding M23 family metallopeptidase has product MFGAALMAAALISLGSAASITVKAGDTLSSLAARHGTTVTALLQINPGVSANQLRVGQKLTLPTRPASTPGVTVRAASVRVSAVPPVQGRLTTPFNAQHGGLDLAAPTGTPIRATMAGTVKSAVFDARNGWGWTIVLEHAGGLTTRYSHNSVNLVRTGQQVVTGQVIARVGSTGNSTGPHLDFRVYQAGIPVNPYGLF; this is encoded by the coding sequence ATGTTTGGCGCGGCGCTCATGGCGGCTGCCTTGATCTCTCTCGGCTCGGCCGCCAGCATCACCGTCAAAGCGGGCGACACCCTGTCCAGCCTTGCGGCGCGCCATGGCACCACGGTCACGGCCCTGCTCCAGATCAATCCAGGTGTGAGTGCCAACCAGCTCCGGGTCGGTCAGAAGCTGACGCTGCCCACCCGGCCGGCCTCAACTCCTGGGGTGACCGTCCGCGCCGCCTCGGTGCGCGTCAGCGCGGTGCCGCCCGTTCAGGGCCGTCTGACCACGCCTTTTAATGCCCAGCATGGGGGGCTGGACCTGGCCGCCCCCACCGGTACGCCCATCCGCGCGACCATGGCCGGCACCGTCAAGAGCGCGGTCTTTGATGCGCGCAACGGGTGGGGCTGGACCATCGTGCTGGAGCATGCGGGCGGCCTGACCACCCGGTACAGCCACAACAGCGTCAATCTGGTGCGTACGGGCCAGCAGGTGGTCACGGGACAGGTCATCGCGCGTGTGGGCAGCACGGGCAACAGCACCGGGCCCCATCTCGATTTCCGCGTGTATCAGGCAGGCATTCCCGTGAACCCGTACGGTCTCTTTTAA
- a CDS encoding DsbA family protein produces MTPSIKKAPVLLLVLGALAVLATVLVLSLANRAAPQAALPADARERLIRADSPALGPANANVTIVEFFDPECEACRAIEPDLMRLLEKYDGQVRLVARYFPLHSNSVLAAGLIEAAAQEDEAKRWRARDYLFTKQSEWGEQQTPQTSKFLDYAANLGLDREQVQRSLDSTEVRDLVERDRQDGLALGVSGTPTFFVNGQRLQELSVQALEAAIEAALTSP; encoded by the coding sequence ATGACCCCATCCATCAAAAAGGCCCCCGTCCTCCTGCTGGTCCTGGGCGCGCTCGCCGTCCTGGCCACGGTGCTGGTGCTGAGCCTCGCCAACCGCGCGGCCCCACAGGCCGCCCTGCCCGCCGACGCCCGTGAACGCCTCATCCGCGCCGACAGCCCCGCCCTGGGCCCCGCCAATGCCAACGTCACCATCGTGGAGTTCTTCGACCCCGAATGCGAAGCCTGCCGGGCGATAGAGCCGGATCTGATGAGGCTGCTGGAGAAGTACGACGGTCAGGTGCGTCTGGTCGCGCGCTATTTTCCGCTGCACAGTAATTCCGTCCTCGCCGCGGGTCTGATTGAGGCCGCCGCCCAGGAAGATGAAGCCAAGCGTTGGCGCGCCCGGGACTACCTGTTTACCAAGCAAAGCGAGTGGGGCGAGCAGCAAACCCCACAGACGAGCAAGTTTCTGGACTACGCCGCAAATCTGGGGCTTGATCGCGAGCAGGTGCAGCGCAGCCTGGATTCAACCGAGGTTCGGGACCTGGTCGAACGTGACCGGCAGGACGGGCTGGCCCTCGGGGTCAGTGGCACGCCCACCTTCTTCGTCAACGGGCAGCGGCTTCAGGAATTGAGCGTGCAGGCGCTTGAAGCCGCCATAGAGGCGGCGTTAACGTCACCGTAG
- the lnt gene encoding apolipoprotein N-acyltransferase — translation MRSWPVPVRCVWRSDVAWAALGGVLGLGFLVSSWSWLAPVPLALLFREIPRRTPTDTFKLTWLFGAGFFAAHLLWLPSSLSGFLGPGAVILSALLIALLASLWGLTAALTRRLLGSATLWGLPLAWTVMDALRAAGPFGFTWGSLGYAWAKTPLVQVADLGGIALVGLLVALSAAALVSGRGLGQTAVLGAVLLAAGYGLTRPAAPDGTQQVLLVQGNIDPRLKAAGRRTEELTHYLTLTAAGLRAAPASLVVWPETAAPLAPTTAPVRRALTAVPVPLLLGAPTQDAGLRNSVYAVQAGQTLGRQDKRRLVPFGEFFPARAALDGVYRAVFAGLGLPPLTGTVPGTTTQPLTLGALRAGVLICYESTFPAVARALVTQGANLLVTASNDAWFGPSTGAEQHFQMGRVRAIETRRWWVRAGNDGISAAVNPQGQVVARFLRGVAGAFTASYGLAETRTLFVRWGDWVPLLAGIGLALMWGRQRWLTWRLAD, via the coding sequence ATGCGTTCCTGGCCCGTCCCAGTCCGCTGTGTCTGGCGTTCCGATGTGGCTTGGGCGGCGCTGGGTGGCGTGCTCGGTCTGGGGTTTCTCGTCTCGAGCTGGAGCTGGCTCGCCCCCGTGCCCCTGGCCCTGCTCTTCCGTGAGATCCCGCGGCGCACCCCCACCGACACGTTCAAACTCACCTGGCTCTTCGGCGCCGGGTTCTTCGCCGCCCACCTGTTGTGGCTGCCCAGCAGCCTTTCGGGCTTTCTGGGCCCGGGTGCGGTCATCCTGAGTGCACTGCTCATCGCCCTGCTGGCCAGCCTGTGGGGGCTGACCGCTGCCCTGACCCGCCGGCTCCTGGGTTCTGCCACGCTGTGGGGCTTGCCCCTGGCCTGGACGGTCATGGACGCGCTGCGCGCCGCCGGCCCATTCGGGTTCACCTGGGGCAGCCTGGGCTACGCCTGGGCGAAGACACCCCTGGTGCAGGTGGCGGACCTGGGGGGCATTGCCCTGGTGGGCCTGCTGGTGGCTTTGAGTGCGGCTGCCCTGGTGTCGGGGCGGGGTTTGGGACAAACCGCGGTGCTGGGTGCGGTGCTGCTGGCCGCGGGCTACGGCCTGACCCGCCCAGCCGCGCCTGACGGCACACAGCAGGTCCTGCTGGTCCAGGGGAACATCGACCCCCGGCTCAAAGCAGCAGGTCGCCGCACGGAAGAACTGACGCACTACCTGACTCTGACGGCCGCTGGCCTGCGCGCGGCGCCCGCCTCCCTGGTCGTCTGGCCGGAAACGGCCGCCCCGCTGGCCCCCACCACGGCGCCTGTTCGCCGCGCGCTCACCGCCGTGCCAGTGCCCCTGCTCCTGGGTGCCCCCACCCAGGACGCTGGCCTGCGCAACAGTGTGTACGCGGTGCAGGCGGGACAGACGTTGGGCCGCCAGGACAAACGGCGACTCGTGCCCTTTGGGGAATTCTTTCCGGCCCGCGCCGCCCTGGACGGCGTCTACCGCGCGGTGTTCGCGGGGTTGGGCCTCCCACCCTTGACCGGCACAGTGCCCGGCACCACCACGCAGCCCCTGACCCTGGGTGCCCTCCGGGCCGGCGTACTGATCTGCTACGAGTCCACCTTCCCCGCGGTGGCCCGCGCCCTCGTGACCCAGGGGGCCAATCTCCTGGTCACGGCGTCGAACGACGCCTGGTTTGGCCCGTCCACTGGCGCGGAGCAGCACTTCCAGATGGGCCGCGTGCGCGCCATCGAAACCCGGCGCTGGTGGGTGCGGGCCGGCAATGACGGCATCAGTGCGGCGGTCAACCCCCAGGGCCAGGTGGTGGCCCGCTTCCTCCGTGGGGTGGCGGGCGCATTCACCGCGTCCTACGGTCTCGCTGAAACCCGCACCCTGTTTGTTCGCTGGGGTGACTGGGTGCCGCTGCTGGCCGGCATCGGCCTCGCCCTGATGTGGGGTCGCCAGCGCTGGCTGACCTGGCGACTCGCCGATTGA
- a CDS encoding DUF2171 domain-containing protein, whose translation MPVVCADGQPHGQVDRLDGEHIKLTTDESGQHHWLPLSAVDHVDEHVHLNLSHAQVHQQWLSEDPHPEHR comes from the coding sequence ATGCCCGTTGTCTGCGCCGATGGTCAGCCCCACGGCCAGGTGGACCGTCTGGACGGCGAGCACATCAAGCTGACCACGGATGAGTCCGGCCAGCATCACTGGCTGCCGCTGAGCGCGGTAGATCACGTGGATGAGCATGTCCATCTCAACCTGAGCCACGCCCAGGTGCATCAGCAGTGGCTGAGTGAAGATCCACATCCCGAGCACCGGTAG
- a CDS encoding signal peptidase II: MKWRPLLLVLALLVAEGLLKAWAVTTLESGVNRPLFPGVLHLGFTLNPGMAWGLLGGFAAPLAMLRVLVGLGLVGALGLGRVPRRWIWPLALIAAGALGNGLDGLMRGAVVDYLTSPLLDTVSRAVSREPFPVFNLSDVLVCAGTGALLILSWRQDRRSAHARKQPLS, encoded by the coding sequence ATGAAGTGGCGCCCCCTGCTCCTGGTCCTGGCGCTCCTGGTCGCCGAAGGCCTCCTGAAAGCCTGGGCCGTTACCACCCTTGAGTCAGGGGTGAATCGCCCACTGTTTCCAGGTGTCCTTCACCTGGGCTTCACCCTGAATCCGGGCATGGCGTGGGGCCTGCTGGGCGGCTTTGCCGCGCCTCTGGCCATGCTGCGGGTGCTCGTCGGTCTCGGCCTCGTGGGCGCCCTGGGCCTGGGCCGCGTGCCCCGCCGCTGGATCTGGCCGCTGGCCCTGATCGCGGCGGGCGCGCTGGGCAATGGACTGGACGGTCTGATGCGGGGCGCCGTGGTGGACTACCTCACGTCACCGCTCCTGGACACCGTGTCCAGAGCGGTATCCAGAGAGCCATTTCCTGTCTTCAACCTGTCCGACGTGCTGGTGTGTGCCGGGACAGGCGCCTTGCTCATCCTCTCCTGGCGTCAGGATCGACGCTCCGCCCACGCGCGGAAGCAGCCTCTGTCCTGA
- a CDS encoding HEAT repeat domain-containing protein — protein sequence MNNTENPIEVIRKIALSKSNSVGNFYRIIDKSNNKNDYMSIAMEEFKNKNIDSQGRIRLLDLMIHLDTSAFPSMINKYLGEEKDEEVRKRIIWLLQHCCDRSSVPYLIKGLIEEGNVDNKIMILHTLAHLNDPASIEEIKKFIADDSYSVAYEITVGHEASKVIEAIISSARNLPTHTD from the coding sequence ATGAATAACACAGAAAATCCTATTGAAGTTATTAGAAAAATAGCTCTTTCTAAAAGTAATTCCGTTGGAAATTTCTATAGAATCATAGATAAATCCAACAATAAAAATGATTATATGTCTATAGCTATGGAGGAATTTAAAAATAAGAATATCGACAGTCAGGGTAGGATTAGATTATTAGATCTAATGATTCACTTGGATACCTCTGCCTTCCCATCTATGATAAATAAATATTTGGGAGAAGAAAAGGATGAAGAAGTCAGAAAGCGAATTATATGGCTTTTGCAACATTGTTGCGATCGATCCTCAGTACCATATCTCATAAAAGGCTTAATTGAAGAAGGAAATGTAGATAACAAAATTATGATTTTACACACTTTAGCCCATCTGAATGATCCGGCATCGATTGAGGAAATCAAAAAATTCATCGCTGATGATTCATATAGTGTTGCTTATGAAATTACAGTAGGCCATGAAGCCTCTAAAGTAATAGAAGCAATAATCTCGTCGGCCAGAAATCTCCCTACTCATACGGATTAA
- a CDS encoding heavy metal translocating P-type ATPase: MTPSTTRKDHPDHLTYFVEGMDCASCVQTVERMVATLPGTSEVKTSFTKQTLTLHLDEGQTPRGALEKNLKSLGYVPSLLGPADAAAPQDHGPRPDDHAGHTHEVAPAGTPWYRTGQGRLVVVSGVLLALAWLLGFLQPSLSTAGYIAATLLGIWPLAKKALASARLGDPFSINMLVSLAAIGAVAIGEAAEGAVVVFFFAVGELLEGVAAGRARAGIQALAALAPKTALLLDGAQPREVPADALQVGQTVQVNPGARVPADGTILTGTSSLDDSPVTGESVPVVKGPGDAVYAGSINTDGTLHLRVDKAAADNTIARIIHMVEEAEGSKAPTARFIDRFSRYYTPVVVLVSALVALVPPLFFGGLWHDWLYKGISLLLIGCPCALVLSVPASITSAISAGTRRGLLIKGGGALETIGSVRTIAFDKTGTLTAGRPRVTDIVGDQVGRAEVLRLAAAVESGSSHPLAKAITAAAQQEGVTIPAAQGAQALPGKGASATVEGRALSVSSPRHAAELAPLSPALLSTITAFEEQGRTAVVLLEGATPLGVLAIRDEPRPDARAALARLKDLGIQTVMLTGDNTRTGQAIGRDLGLDVQAELLPEDKLRLIASYKAQGGVAMVGDGINDAPALAQSDVGIAMGGGTDVALETADAALLRERVSGVADLVALSRATMGNIKVNIAFALGLKAIFLVTTLLGYTNLWMAILADTGATALVTANALRLLRWKGQDAPTTPAPHTDAAVPA, encoded by the coding sequence ATGACCCCCTCCACCACCCGGAAGGACCATCCGGACCACCTGACTTATTTCGTTGAGGGCATGGACTGCGCCAGCTGCGTGCAGACGGTCGAGCGCATGGTGGCCACGCTGCCCGGCACCAGTGAAGTGAAGACCAGCTTTACCAAACAGACCCTGACCCTGCACCTGGACGAAGGGCAGACGCCCAGAGGTGCCTTGGAGAAGAACCTCAAATCGCTGGGGTACGTGCCGTCCTTGCTGGGCCCTGCGGACGCGGCAGCGCCCCAGGACCATGGCCCGCGCCCCGACGATCATGCCGGCCACACCCACGAGGTCGCGCCCGCCGGCACGCCGTGGTACCGCACCGGTCAAGGCCGACTGGTCGTGGTGTCCGGCGTGCTGCTGGCGCTGGCCTGGCTGCTGGGTTTCCTCCAGCCGTCGCTGTCGACCGCGGGCTATATCGCCGCCACCCTGCTCGGCATCTGGCCGCTGGCGAAGAAAGCGCTTGCTAGCGCCCGCCTCGGGGACCCGTTCAGCATCAACATGCTGGTCAGCCTGGCGGCGATTGGCGCCGTGGCCATCGGGGAAGCCGCTGAGGGCGCCGTGGTGGTCTTCTTCTTCGCGGTCGGTGAACTGCTTGAAGGCGTGGCCGCTGGCCGGGCCCGCGCCGGCATTCAGGCCCTCGCGGCCCTAGCCCCGAAAACCGCCCTGCTGCTGGACGGCGCTCAGCCCCGGGAAGTCCCAGCCGACGCCTTGCAGGTTGGTCAGACGGTGCAGGTCAACCCCGGCGCGCGCGTGCCCGCCGACGGCACCATCCTGACCGGCACCTCCAGTCTCGACGACAGCCCCGTGACCGGCGAAAGTGTGCCCGTGGTCAAAGGCCCCGGCGACGCCGTCTACGCCGGCAGCATCAACACGGACGGCACCCTGCACCTCCGGGTGGACAAGGCGGCGGCCGACAACACCATCGCGCGCATCATCCACATGGTGGAAGAAGCCGAAGGCAGTAAAGCCCCCACCGCGCGCTTCATTGACCGCTTCAGCCGGTACTACACCCCTGTGGTGGTCCTGGTCTCTGCCCTGGTCGCTCTGGTCCCGCCGCTGTTCTTCGGTGGACTCTGGCATGACTGGCTCTACAAGGGCATCAGCCTGCTGCTGATCGGCTGCCCCTGTGCGCTGGTGCTGAGCGTACCCGCGTCCATCACCAGCGCCATCAGCGCTGGGACCCGGCGCGGCCTGCTGATCAAGGGCGGCGGCGCGCTGGAGACCATCGGTTCGGTGAGGACCATCGCCTTTGACAAAACGGGCACCCTGACCGCCGGCCGGCCCCGGGTCACTGACATTGTGGGCGACCAGGTGGGCCGGGCCGAGGTCCTGCGCCTGGCGGCGGCGGTGGAGTCCGGCAGCAGTCACCCGCTGGCCAAGGCCATCACCGCAGCCGCGCAGCAGGAGGGCGTGACCATCCCCGCCGCTCAGGGCGCGCAGGCCCTGCCGGGCAAAGGGGCGAGCGCCACGGTGGAGGGGCGCGCCCTGAGCGTGAGTTCCCCCCGTCACGCGGCAGAACTCGCCCCCCTGAGTCCGGCGCTCCTCAGCACCATCACCGCCTTCGAGGAACAGGGCCGCACCGCCGTCGTGCTGCTGGAAGGTGCCACGCCTCTGGGCGTTCTGGCCATCCGCGACGAACCCCGCCCCGACGCCCGCGCCGCGCTGGCCCGCCTGAAGGACCTGGGCATTCAAACGGTGATGCTCACCGGCGACAACACCCGCACCGGGCAGGCCATCGGCCGGGACCTGGGGCTGGACGTGCAGGCCGAGTTGCTGCCCGAAGACAAACTGCGCCTCATCGCCAGTTACAAAGCGCAGGGCGGCGTGGCGATGGTCGGGGACGGCATCAACGACGCGCCCGCCCTGGCCCAGAGTGATGTGGGCATCGCCATGGGGGGCGGCACCGACGTGGCCCTGGAAACCGCCGACGCGGCCCTCTTACGTGAGCGGGTCTCGGGTGTGGCCGACCTGGTGGCCCTGTCGCGCGCCACCATGGGCAACATCAAGGTCAATATTGCCTTCGCCCTGGGCCTCAAGGCCATTTTCCTCGTCACCACCCTGCTCGGCTACACCAACCTCTGGATGGCCATTCTGGCCGACACCGGCGCCACTGCCCTGGTCACCGCCAACGCCCTGCGGCTGCTGCGCTGGAAAGGCCAGGACGCCCCGACCACTCCCGCTCCCCACACGGACGCTGCGGTGCCCGCGTGA
- a CDS encoding DUF3105 domain-containing protein: MKRLLLLALTAFLAACNQTGGEIEGVKSFKFEGGAHKPGRLEYAQRPPAGGEHNSAWQNCGVYERPIYDEYAVHSLEHGAVWVSYRPDVATSQVLQLREVLDGRTYTLLSPHETQKAPIVLSAWNKQLEVQDASDPRIKAFVQTYEQGGEAPEIGASCSGAYDDTV, from the coding sequence ATGAAACGACTGTTGCTGCTGGCCCTCACCGCCTTTCTCGCTGCCTGTAATCAGACCGGGGGTGAGATTGAGGGCGTCAAGAGTTTCAAGTTCGAGGGCGGCGCCCATAAGCCCGGCCGCCTGGAGTACGCGCAGCGCCCACCGGCGGGCGGGGAACACAACTCTGCCTGGCAAAACTGCGGCGTGTACGAACGGCCCATCTACGACGAGTACGCGGTGCACAGCCTGGAGCACGGGGCAGTCTGGGTGTCCTACAGGCCGGATGTGGCGACCAGTCAGGTGTTACAACTCCGCGAGGTCTTGGACGGCCGGACCTACACCCTGCTCTCGCCCCACGAGACGCAAAAGGCGCCCATCGTGCTCAGCGCGTGGAACAAGCAGTTGGAGGTGCAAGACGCTTCGGACCCCCGGATCAAAGCGTTCGTCCAGACCTATGAGCAGGGCGGTGAAGCACCCGAGATTGGAGCCTCATGCAGCGGCGCGTACGACGACACGGTCTGA
- a CDS encoding glutaredoxin family protein produces MTAAKAPITLYTVPNCPDCHAVARLLSRCGAAYTERDLRQDPGALAALRQVTDVRVAPVTVVGEQVFFGTVDQQRPGLLAALKGTA; encoded by the coding sequence GTGACGGCCGCAAAGGCGCCCATCACCCTCTACACCGTGCCCAACTGCCCGGACTGCCACGCCGTCGCGCGGCTGCTCAGCCGCTGCGGCGCCGCGTACACCGAACGAGATCTGCGCCAGGACCCAGGCGCCCTGGCGGCGCTGCGCCAGGTCACCGACGTGCGGGTCGCCCCCGTCACCGTGGTGGGCGAGCAGGTCTTTTTCGGCACGGTGGACCAGCAGCGCCCGGGCCTGCTCGCCGCGCTCAAGGGCACCGCATGA
- a CDS encoding disulfide oxidoreductase produces the protein MVSEMQISSGWRPALPAVAWLQAVIATTGSLYFSEVMHLPPCTLCWYQRLMMYPLVFVLLVGLLTHDPRLRTYGLPFSVTGLLIAAYHNLLYYGVIPEGLTQCAAGVSCTARQIEWLGFITIPLLSLSAFTVITLSLLRAPPRGQS, from the coding sequence ATGGTCTCAGAAATGCAGATATCTTCCGGGTGGCGGCCGGCCTTGCCCGCCGTGGCCTGGCTGCAAGCGGTGATCGCCACCACCGGCAGCCTGTACTTCAGCGAAGTCATGCATCTGCCCCCCTGTACCCTGTGCTGGTACCAGCGGCTCATGATGTATCCGCTCGTGTTCGTACTCTTGGTCGGTCTGTTGACGCATGACCCCCGGCTGCGCACCTACGGCCTGCCCTTTTCCGTCACGGGGCTGCTGATCGCCGCGTACCACAACCTGCTGTACTACGGCGTCATCCCCGAAGGCCTCACGCAGTGCGCGGCCGGCGTGTCCTGCACCGCCCGGCAGATTGAGTGGCTGGGCTTTATCACCATTCCCCTGCTCAGCCTGAGCGCCTTTACCGTCATCACCCTCAGCCTGCTGCGCGCCCCACCCCGAGGTCAATCATGA
- a CDS encoding ribonuclease H family protein, translated as MTVTPTSGTVHPMPHQIAYTDASLALRDVYALAAVVNGVTVTATARAHTTQQAELQAARLAVQHANPGPLHLYVDCLATAHVLTGLARSKSPLTEPAQELLQLAAERGVALHVQWIPRGENAAHHPAHHTAGHMRTHRRARRVHLPPLPPQTPGLVVRLRHHPDGTSARGGGLRAVAHGPLAALRILIDLAGRAPPGVRVRVRGVPPYAAHLWTHPEHAPDDLLASLSAARCALALRGSRLHLMTP; from the coding sequence GTGACAGTCACCCCCACGTCCGGCACCGTGCACCCTATGCCGCACCAGATCGCGTACACCGACGCCAGCCTCGCCCTGAGGGACGTGTACGCCCTGGCGGCCGTCGTGAACGGCGTGACCGTCACAGCCACCGCGCGGGCGCACACCACCCAGCAGGCTGAACTGCAGGCCGCACGCCTCGCGGTCCAGCACGCCAATCCCGGCCCCCTGCACCTGTATGTCGATTGCCTGGCCACCGCGCACGTCCTGACGGGACTCGCGCGGTCCAAGTCGCCCCTGACCGAACCCGCGCAGGAGCTCCTTCAGCTCGCCGCGGAACGGGGCGTCGCCCTGCACGTGCAGTGGATTCCCAGGGGCGAGAACGCCGCCCACCACCCGGCGCATCACACCGCCGGTCACATGCGCACCCACCGCCGCGCCCGCCGGGTCCATCTGCCCCCACTCCCCCCCCAGACCCCCGGTCTGGTCGTCCGCCTGCGCCACCACCCGGACGGCACATCCGCCCGCGGCGGTGGACTGCGCGCGGTCGCCCACGGGCCCCTGGCGGCCCTGCGCATCCTGATCGACCTCGCGGGCCGCGCCCCACCCGGCGTCCGCGTCCGGGTGCGCGGCGTGCCGCCCTACGCCGCGCATCTCTGGACTCACCCCGAGCACGCGCCGGACGACCTGCTCGCTTCCCTCAGTGCAGCCCGCTGCGCTCTCGCCCTGCGCGGCAGCCGACTGCACTTGATGACCCCGTGA